Proteins from a single region of Dyadobacter fanqingshengii:
- a CDS encoding plasmid mobilization protein, with product MKEFLMFESVDRIVMKEEKSNKTRHVIFRLTPKEYANLEAKRSRTTCRKLSEFLRLLIFNRPVTVIERNGSQDQMIGELSELREELNRLGNNFNQATKRLNAVNQISEFRNWIASYEAEKTFMFSVLDMIKSQTDKLADRWLQ from the coding sequence GTGAAGGAGTTTTTAATGTTTGAAAGTGTAGATAGGATCGTGATGAAAGAAGAAAAATCGAACAAGACAAGGCATGTAATCTTCCGGTTGACACCCAAAGAATACGCCAATTTGGAAGCCAAACGCAGCCGCACCACATGCCGGAAATTAAGTGAATTTTTGCGGCTCTTAATCTTCAACCGACCGGTTACTGTGATAGAAAGGAACGGTTCGCAAGATCAGATGATTGGTGAGTTGTCAGAGCTGCGCGAAGAGCTCAACCGGCTTGGCAATAACTTCAACCAGGCGACCAAACGCCTCAACGCCGTCAACCAGATCTCAGAATTTAGAAACTGGATCGCCAGCTACGAAGCCGAAAAGACATTTATGTTTTCAGTCCTGGACATGATCAAATCGCAAACCGATAAACTGGCAGATCGATGGTTGCAGTGA
- a CDS encoding lysozyme inhibitor LprI family protein gives MKTNLLVFIIFLVSLHNAFGQNDNSYAKAEIEINSVYQKILREYATDKEFIKNLRTSQRLWIQFRDAEVRARYPQREPGYYGSVHSMCLANLKTELTNERIKVLRVWLTGIEEGDVCAGSVKRKY, from the coding sequence ATGAAGACAAACCTATTAGTTTTTATCATTTTTCTAGTTTCGCTACACAACGCATTCGGACAAAACGACAACTCTTACGCAAAGGCAGAGATAGAGATCAATTCGGTATATCAGAAAATCTTGCGGGAATATGCCACAGACAAGGAATTCATAAAGAACCTTCGAACATCTCAACGCCTGTGGATTCAGTTTCGCGATGCTGAAGTAAGAGCCAGATACCCTCAGAGGGAACCAGGGTACTACGGTAGTGTGCATTCCATGTGTCTTGCAAATTTGAAGACAGAGCTTACCAATGAAAGAATAAAGGTGTTAAGAGTCTGGCTGACGGGCATAGAAGAAGGAGATGTATGCGCAGGCTCAGTGAAGCGAAAATATTGA
- a CDS encoding DUF4365 domain-containing protein gives MKTGRQFKGIDGSLIVNAIVNDKWKSDFQKIDQENDDSIDAMVLIRKQGEVTGEVIYMQIKAGDGYQSNSASRHDHIGINVSKKYIESHRPRWNTLPGAVILVYVSDEKITYWTDLKSESSYSRENRNIILVPKIQKFGEHSKGAFKKMGNYIKQSNVSSIVEIKNSDLAYLRIDESIIGSGRKYYNEWSKSDAKKRTNPGLGEVNVNRVGWRHMTDAKKGYARIIQGMQLLCVAKKIILGIDKAYQITKPVESDKSEGEYTLSDFISLRAEVIFPHRQKTIVQVILIRKRLISTKDGKIDQRVWLYSVYEPLRGLKLPG, from the coding sequence ATGAAAACAGGACGACAATTTAAAGGTATTGACGGCTCACTAATTGTGAATGCGATTGTAAATGATAAATGGAAAAGTGATTTTCAAAAAATTGACCAAGAAAATGATGACTCAATAGATGCAATGGTTCTCATTAGAAAACAAGGGGAAGTAACTGGCGAAGTGATATATATGCAAATAAAAGCCGGAGACGGGTACCAGTCAAATAGCGCAAGTCGCCATGACCACATTGGAATCAACGTTAGCAAGAAATATATTGAGAGCCATCGCCCACGCTGGAATACCCTTCCAGGAGCGGTCATATTAGTTTATGTTAGCGATGAAAAGATTACTTATTGGACAGACCTGAAATCAGAATCTTCTTATTCCCGAGAGAATAGAAATATTATCTTAGTTCCTAAAATTCAAAAGTTTGGAGAACATTCGAAGGGGGCCTTCAAAAAAATGGGAAACTATATAAAACAAAGCAATGTCTCTTCAATCGTAGAAATCAAAAATTCCGATTTAGCCTATCTTAGGATTGATGAGTCAATTATAGGTAGTGGAAGAAAATACTATAATGAATGGAGTAAATCAGATGCCAAAAAAAGAACTAATCCAGGACTGGGAGAAGTTAATGTGAACAGGGTTGGCTGGAGACACATGACTGATGCAAAGAAAGGCTATGCAAGAATAATACAGGGCATGCAACTTCTTTGCGTTGCGAAAAAAATTATTTTGGGCATTGACAAGGCCTATCAAATTACAAAACCAGTTGAATCTGATAAATCAGAGGGAGAATATACTCTTAGCGATTTTATTAGTTTAAGGGCTGAAGTAATCTTTCCTCACAGGCAAAAAACCATTGTCCAAGTAATTCTTATTCGCAAAAGGCTAATAAGTACTAAAGATGGAAAAATTGATCAGCGCGTATGGCTATATTCTGTGTACGAACCGCTACGCGGTCTGAAGTTGCCAGGCTAG
- a CDS encoding nucleoside deaminase, giving the protein MAEAMRQAEKAYEEGEIPVGAVVVIGERIIGKGYNQTEKLHDVTAHAEMIAITAASDNLGSKYLPDCTLYVTLEPCIMCAGALYWTQMNRVVFGAADEKRGFSRLGKVILHPKTSLTTGILATESQELLLKFFRKLRT; this is encoded by the coding sequence ATGGCCGAAGCCATGCGGCAGGCCGAAAAAGCTTACGAAGAAGGCGAAATTCCCGTCGGTGCGGTTGTTGTAATTGGCGAGCGCATTATTGGAAAAGGTTATAACCAAACCGAAAAATTACATGACGTAACCGCTCACGCTGAGATGATTGCCATCACAGCAGCATCCGACAATCTTGGCTCAAAATATCTTCCGGACTGCACATTGTACGTCACGCTCGAACCTTGCATAATGTGTGCCGGGGCGCTTTACTGGACGCAGATGAACCGCGTTGTGTTTGGCGCGGCAGATGAAAAGCGGGGATTTTCGAGGCTTGGCAAAGTTATTTTACACCCTAAAACCAGTCTGACAACCGGAATTTTGGCAACCGAATCGCAGGAACTGCTGCTCAAATTTTTTAGGAAATTAAGAACATAA
- a CDS encoding UvrD-helicase domain-containing protein, whose amino-acid sequence MPAMLIDEKHLSEAERLLIPGNTFNEERREFIFGLQSGDLLAVPGSGKTTALMAKLFCLSRQMPFHNHSGLLVLAHTNASVNEIIAKLNPTCPRLFEYPNFVGTIQSFANKFLANNANFIKFGTYIHRNDDDIYHLEATKYFKSLRWSRKEEEPKNLINKLYGRINRGKTVTFEEGKENVLQFLKSFEIDFINRKIIYNGQSFYTYKGVSQPYYLELERWKESVLSKGLLCFADSFHLSTWYLHNYPEVKELLQSRFSFVFIDEMQDLEANQISLIESVFRDSPRTTVQRIGDVNQAIYGSGKKVKITCDWKPRDVKYLNGSNRLSSKIANLVNGFTLDSQGNRFKIVSEKKVDDLDICPHLIIFNRQNQKNLKKKFIELINEYGLTKCNDATNGFKIIGWTGKESENDKLSLNSLFGYQKDFSSIKEHFDSLRKHLYIFDTKTKALSAIRKSILTALVTILRLQGKKITKRTRNRTFQRFFTISDLIEFIKVHEAGSEQPAYEIFKQKLYSWSILLAVDQKYDLAYNDIRKFVLGEFVAWFSLGQMSIEASLFINGIYDAKQPELTIGLNSASPEDIKIQIETVHSVKGQTHCATMYVETFYHEYEINKQGIASALLGKPHKLNISDSDCKRGKEALKMMYVGFSRPTRLLCFALEDIRVPNDISDFTSAGWKIVHLND is encoded by the coding sequence ATGCCTGCAATGCTAATCGATGAAAAACATCTGTCTGAGGCTGAAAGGCTTCTGATTCCAGGAAATACTTTTAATGAGGAGCGTAGAGAATTCATTTTTGGCTTGCAATCGGGTGACCTCCTAGCCGTTCCAGGAAGTGGTAAGACTACCGCTTTGATGGCAAAACTATTTTGTTTGAGCAGGCAAATGCCATTTCATAATCATTCAGGTCTGCTAGTACTTGCTCACACTAACGCCTCTGTCAACGAGATAATTGCTAAATTAAACCCCACCTGTCCTCGTTTATTTGAATATCCAAACTTTGTTGGGACAATTCAGTCCTTTGCAAATAAATTCCTGGCTAATAATGCAAATTTCATAAAGTTTGGAACCTATATACACCGGAATGATGATGATATATACCACCTTGAGGCAACAAAATACTTTAAGTCACTACGATGGTCAAGGAAAGAAGAGGAGCCCAAAAATCTAATTAATAAGCTATACGGACGTATTAACCGTGGTAAGACAGTAACATTTGAAGAGGGGAAGGAAAACGTTTTACAATTCTTAAAATCATTCGAAATAGATTTCATAAATAGGAAAATCATTTATAATGGTCAATCGTTTTATACATATAAAGGTGTTAGTCAGCCCTATTATCTAGAATTAGAGCGTTGGAAGGAGAGTGTGTTATCTAAGGGACTCTTGTGCTTCGCTGATTCATTTCACCTTTCAACATGGTATTTGCATAATTATCCGGAGGTAAAAGAGCTTCTGCAAAGTCGCTTTTCTTTCGTATTCATTGATGAAATGCAAGATCTAGAAGCTAATCAAATTAGTCTGATAGAATCGGTATTTCGAGATTCACCACGAACTACCGTTCAGCGTATTGGAGATGTTAATCAAGCGATATATGGATCCGGCAAAAAAGTCAAGATCACTTGTGATTGGAAGCCAAGAGATGTAAAGTATTTGAATGGATCAAATCGATTGAGTTCCAAGATCGCCAACCTTGTAAATGGCTTTACCCTCGATAGTCAGGGTAACCGCTTCAAAATAGTTTCGGAAAAAAAAGTAGATGATCTAGATATATGCCCACATCTTATCATTTTCAATCGACAGAATCAGAAGAATTTAAAGAAAAAGTTTATCGAACTGATCAATGAGTATGGGTTAACAAAATGCAATGATGCCACGAATGGCTTTAAAATTATTGGATGGACTGGAAAGGAATCGGAAAACGATAAGTTGTCACTAAATTCGCTTTTTGGATATCAAAAAGATTTCTCTTCTATAAAAGAACACTTTGACTCACTTCGTAAACATTTATACATTTTCGATACTAAGACAAAAGCATTATCTGCAATTAGAAAATCTATTCTCACAGCTCTCGTGACAATTCTTAGATTACAAGGAAAGAAGATAACAAAGCGTACGAGAAATAGGACTTTTCAGCGGTTTTTCACTATTTCTGACCTTATAGAATTTATAAAAGTTCATGAAGCAGGTTCTGAACAGCCTGCATACGAGATATTCAAGCAGAAATTATATTCTTGGAGTATTTTACTTGCAGTGGATCAAAAGTATGATCTTGCTTATAATGATATTAGAAAATTTGTGCTAGGCGAATTTGTGGCTTGGTTTAGCCTAGGACAAATGTCTATCGAGGCATCCCTTTTTATTAATGGAATATATGACGCCAAGCAGCCCGAGCTAACTATTGGGCTAAATTCAGCTTCGCCTGAAGACATTAAAATTCAGATAGAAACTGTACATTCTGTTAAAGGGCAGACTCATTGCGCAACAATGTATGTTGAAACATTTTACCATGAGTATGAAATAAACAAACAAGGGATTGCTAGCGCATTGCTTGGAAAGCCCCACAAACTCAATATTTCAGACTCTGATTGCAAACGAGGTAAAGAGGCTCTTAAAATGATGTACGTTGGCTTCTCTCGGCCAACGCGTCTCCTTTGCTTTGCATTAGAAGACATTCGGGTTCCAAACGACATTTCTGATTTCACAAGTGCGGGCTGGAAAATCGTCCATTTAAATGATTGA
- a CDS encoding site-specific integrase, with the protein MLEKTFGLLFYLKPARNQKGTVRYVYLRITVDGKVAELSTKKLWNTERWNSSVGRPAGNKEDAKTLNAYLDMLTAKVYQAKKMLTEDDKEISAEGLKNILLGKSNETRTILEVFAHHNEQMEALVGQEFAPLTLKRYKTAKEHTASFIKWKYKKDDMAIKDLNYEFITEFNFWLRSARGCNHNSAIKYMSNLKKVVLICVNNKWLKKDPFQGFKLTKKEVVKNPLSRDELRRLTEKVFEVERISQVRDIFLFCCYTGLAYVDVKQLKTTDIVVGMDGEPWIDTTRQKTDAPTRIPLLDTALEIIEKYKDHPQCCAAGVVLPVLSNQKMNAYLKEIANLCEISKTLTFHIARHTFATTVTLSNKVPIETVSKMLGHRSLKQTMIYAKILDVKISEDMKGLRERLKGM; encoded by the coding sequence ATGTTGGAGAAAACATTTGGTCTGCTTTTCTATTTAAAGCCCGCCAGAAATCAGAAGGGAACAGTTCGCTACGTCTATCTAAGAATCACCGTCGATGGCAAGGTCGCCGAGCTATCTACTAAGAAGTTATGGAATACCGAAAGGTGGAATTCCTCCGTAGGTCGCCCCGCCGGAAATAAGGAAGATGCCAAGACGCTTAATGCGTACTTGGACATGCTCACGGCCAAAGTTTACCAGGCCAAGAAAATGCTTACCGAGGATGACAAAGAGATTTCTGCAGAAGGACTGAAAAACATTCTGCTCGGTAAGAGCAATGAAACCCGCACGATCCTCGAAGTATTTGCGCACCATAATGAGCAGATGGAAGCGCTAGTCGGTCAGGAGTTCGCACCGCTCACTTTGAAGCGCTATAAGACCGCGAAGGAGCATACTGCTTCCTTCATTAAGTGGAAGTACAAGAAAGATGATATGGCGATCAAAGACCTGAATTATGAATTCATCACCGAGTTCAACTTCTGGCTGCGAAGTGCGCGAGGTTGCAACCATAACTCGGCAATCAAGTATATGAGCAACTTGAAAAAGGTTGTGCTGATCTGCGTCAATAATAAATGGCTGAAAAAGGATCCGTTTCAAGGTTTCAAGCTGACCAAAAAAGAAGTTGTGAAGAACCCACTATCCAGGGACGAGCTGAGACGACTGACTGAAAAAGTATTTGAAGTTGAAAGGATCAGCCAAGTACGGGACATCTTTCTATTCTGCTGCTATACCGGGCTTGCTTATGTGGATGTGAAGCAATTGAAGACAACGGATATTGTTGTTGGAATGGATGGCGAGCCATGGATTGATACCACTCGCCAGAAAACGGATGCGCCTACACGTATTCCGCTGCTGGATACGGCGCTGGAAATTATTGAGAAGTATAAGGATCATCCGCAGTGCTGCGCTGCTGGTGTTGTGCTGCCGGTTCTGAGTAATCAGAAGATGAATGCTTACTTGAAGGAGATTGCTAACCTGTGCGAAATTTCAAAGACGCTGACTTTTCATATTGCGCGGCATACGTTCGCTACTACGGTGACGCTGAGTAATAAGGTGCCCATTGAGACGGTTTCTAAAATGCTCGGGCATCGGTCTTTGAAGCAGACTATGATTTATGCGAAGATATTGGATGTAAAGATTAGTGAGGATATGAAGGGTTTGCGGGAACGGTTGAAGGGGATGTAG
- a CDS encoding AAA family ATPase has translation MHLTELRIWNFRKYGSISEIDLAKPNLTVPFQQGLNVLIGENDSGKTAILDAIKIVLKTHAFEWIKVEESDFYIGSSTLRIELDFIGFSYLEGKNFTEWIGWREVSTLDKKGNTISQKVPVLKLIYQIEKRNNKIIPADIKAGMDSIGNALSAEAREFLKVTYLKALRDADTDLNAKKNSRLSQILQEHQLFKKKSASGTEASLPFIEQFKLLNKDIETWFHGTEVPKGHVYSVRTQIKDRIDSFLKSFINESSESKFSLGDPEIKEYS, from the coding sequence ATGCATCTTACAGAACTTAGAATTTGGAACTTCCGAAAATATGGTAGCATTTCAGAGATTGACCTTGCCAAGCCGAATCTAACGGTACCATTTCAACAAGGTCTGAATGTGCTAATAGGAGAAAACGACTCTGGCAAAACCGCTATCCTTGACGCTATAAAGATAGTTCTGAAAACTCACGCTTTTGAATGGATTAAAGTTGAAGAATCCGATTTCTATATTGGGAGCTCGACCCTTAGAATTGAGTTGGATTTTATCGGTTTTAGCTATTTAGAAGGAAAGAATTTTACGGAATGGATCGGCTGGCGGGAAGTATCTACTTTAGATAAAAAGGGAAATACAATCAGTCAAAAGGTTCCAGTGCTAAAACTTATTTATCAAATTGAAAAAAGGAACAATAAAATAATTCCCGCTGATATTAAAGCTGGTATGGATTCTATCGGAAATGCACTGTCCGCCGAGGCAAGAGAATTTTTGAAAGTCACATATCTAAAAGCACTTCGAGATGCAGATACTGATTTAAATGCAAAAAAGAACTCACGATTGTCACAAATTCTTCAAGAACACCAACTGTTTAAAAAAAAATCAGCATCAGGCACAGAAGCCTCACTACCTTTTATCGAACAATTTAAACTTCTTAACAAAGATATTGAGACATGGTTCCACGGCACAGAAGTTCCAAAAGGGCATGTCTATTCCGTTCGTACCCAAATAAAAGACCGCATCGACAGTTTCCTGAAAAGCTTCATCAATGAGTCCAGTGAATCAAAATTCTCCCTTGGAGATCCCGAAATCAAGGAATATTCTTGA
- a CDS encoding ATP-dependent nuclease, translating into MSPVNQNSPLEIPKSRNILEKISLGIVNGENLGLGTMNRLYMATELLHLKKEWDGLKLCIIEELEAHLHPQAQMKIIDALRTDAKDIQMILTSHSPNLASKVPLENIILCKDSDAYPLSHSNTALSPENYQYLERFLDVTKSNLFFAKGVIIVEGWSEEIIIPVLAKLSNCDLTKMEVSLVNVGSTAFLHFAKIFVRTDGRKLNVPVSIISDLDNRPDEYGIFRNDENKSRAIESLKSSFSQTSVKAFYAEEWTLEWCLYKSPSLSTHFRASVAKVHSGTEEFINGIFEENKFVKKLRKDKGTAPLDKVKIATVLAGMLEESPPTLQSDDKYIKYIIDAIKYACNANR; encoded by the coding sequence ATGAGTCCAGTGAATCAAAATTCTCCCTTGGAGATCCCGAAATCAAGGAATATTCTTGAAAAAATATCACTTGGCATTGTGAATGGAGAAAATTTGGGGCTGGGAACAATGAATCGATTATATATGGCTACTGAATTGCTTCATTTGAAAAAAGAGTGGGACGGTTTGAAATTGTGCATCATTGAAGAACTAGAAGCTCATCTACACCCTCAGGCGCAAATGAAAATTATTGATGCGTTAAGAACGGATGCAAAAGATATACAAATGATATTAACGTCACATAGTCCCAACCTCGCATCAAAGGTTCCTCTTGAAAATATAATTTTATGCAAAGATAGTGATGCCTATCCGTTAAGTCACTCAAATACAGCACTTTCGCCAGAAAATTATCAATATCTTGAAAGATTTCTAGACGTAACAAAGTCAAATCTTTTCTTCGCCAAAGGTGTGATCATAGTAGAAGGTTGGTCGGAGGAAATCATAATTCCCGTTCTTGCTAAATTAAGTAACTGCGATCTTACCAAAATGGAAGTTTCTCTTGTTAACGTCGGTTCAACAGCTTTCCTACATTTCGCAAAGATATTTGTGAGAACTGACGGGAGGAAGTTAAACGTACCTGTATCAATCATATCTGATTTGGATAATCGTCCCGATGAATACGGCATATTTAGAAATGATGAAAATAAGTCAAGAGCTATTGAAAGTCTGAAATCTTCTTTTAGCCAAACATCTGTGAAGGCATTTTATGCAGAAGAATGGACATTAGAGTGGTGCCTATATAAATCACCCAGCTTGTCAACCCATTTTCGTGCATCTGTGGCAAAAGTACACTCCGGCACTGAGGAATTTATCAATGGAATTTTTGAAGAAAACAAATTCGTTAAAAAGCTTAGAAAAGATAAAGGCACTGCACCGCTTGACAAAGTTAAGATTGCAACGGTTTTAGCAGGTATGCTTGAGGAAAGTCCTCCAACTCTTCAATCTGATGATAAGTATATAAAATATATCATCGACGCTATAAAATATGCCTGCAATGCTAATCGATGA
- a CDS encoding anti-phage dCTP deaminase encodes MRITFTGDYSDLQKKLKDLNGKWDESEPNRKVLRVQGSQMNWFETTGTLQFQGKPDLSKALENKVKFYLYPGEFEKGEDMAETLPSSTMETVNLETSSSGSSPSVQFLNDEFQNSEIIIGIVSAVGTEVDRVITPLKDRLIGFGYDVRTIRVSSLLPPINEPGQREYGRIKHYMMQGDTAREVSNNFGILACGSAKLISESRPASASKVAYIVNSLKHPDEVALLRKIYGAGFYLIGIHSDKKRRINYLTVDKGLTQVEASELIGIDEDEKVKHGQKTRDTFHLSDFYLNLGKNDDQVKNTISRFLELIFAHPYKNPTFDEFAMYMAFASSARSGDLSRQVGAVIAKGKQIIATGANEVPAAGGGHYWAEIDNETGEVNDFKGGKDYTRKEDPNTIEQNEIIESLRSSINSIEGIDTSLLDSIVEKLKNSRIKDITEFGRVVHAEMQAVLSCAKEGISCQGGTLYCTTFPCHNCAKHLLAAGIDRVIYVEPYDKSKAFDFHSEAITNEGNSSSLVSFEPFIGVGASRFLDFFSMRFGAGTKLKRKNSDGTTVDWQKETAKLRVVLLPESYLEIEKSAGQIFEKAVIGN; translated from the coding sequence ATGAGAATTACATTTACCGGCGATTATTCAGATTTGCAAAAAAAGTTGAAAGACTTAAATGGCAAGTGGGATGAAAGTGAGCCAAACCGGAAAGTATTGAGGGTTCAAGGGTCTCAAATGAATTGGTTTGAAACGACAGGTACGCTTCAATTTCAAGGTAAGCCGGACCTAAGCAAGGCGCTTGAAAATAAGGTCAAATTTTACCTCTATCCAGGCGAATTCGAGAAAGGTGAAGATATGGCGGAGACTCTTCCATCAAGTACTATGGAAACGGTTAATCTGGAAACTTCATCATCTGGCAGCAGTCCATCTGTACAGTTTTTAAATGACGAATTCCAAAACTCTGAGATAATCATTGGTATTGTTAGTGCAGTGGGTACAGAAGTGGACAGAGTCATAACGCCTTTGAAAGATCGCTTAATAGGTTTTGGATATGATGTTAGAACCATAAGGGTTTCTTCTTTGCTACCACCTATTAATGAGCCAGGCCAACGAGAATATGGGAGAATTAAACACTATATGATGCAAGGTGATACAGCAAGAGAGGTTTCAAATAATTTCGGCATTCTTGCTTGTGGGTCAGCAAAATTGATCTCAGAAAGTAGGCCGGCGAGTGCCTCGAAGGTAGCCTATATTGTAAATTCCCTTAAACATCCGGACGAAGTTGCTTTACTGCGCAAAATTTATGGGGCGGGATTTTACCTGATTGGAATTCATTCCGATAAAAAGCGAAGGATAAATTACTTGACAGTAGACAAGGGTTTAACTCAGGTAGAAGCGTCCGAGCTAATTGGGATTGATGAAGATGAGAAGGTAAAACATGGACAAAAAACCCGTGATACCTTTCACCTTTCAGATTTCTATTTGAATCTGGGCAAGAATGACGATCAAGTTAAAAATACTATCTCGCGTTTTCTTGAACTTATTTTTGCCCATCCCTACAAAAACCCGACTTTCGATGAATTTGCAATGTACATGGCATTTGCGAGCTCAGCAAGATCGGGCGATTTAAGCCGTCAGGTCGGCGCAGTAATAGCAAAAGGTAAACAGATTATAGCAACAGGCGCAAATGAGGTGCCAGCGGCAGGAGGTGGGCATTACTGGGCCGAAATTGATAACGAGACAGGTGAGGTAAATGACTTCAAAGGCGGGAAGGACTATACACGTAAGGAAGACCCCAATACGATTGAGCAAAACGAAATTATAGAGTCGCTTCGGAGTAGTATTAATAGTATTGAGGGTATTGATACTAGCCTTCTTGATTCAATAGTTGAGAAATTAAAAAATAGTAGAATAAAAGACATCACTGAATTTGGAAGAGTTGTGCATGCCGAAATGCAAGCTGTTCTCTCATGTGCGAAAGAAGGTATTAGTTGTCAAGGCGGAACACTATACTGTACAACATTTCCCTGTCACAACTGTGCGAAGCATCTGTTAGCAGCAGGAATTGACCGAGTTATTTATGTGGAACCATACGACAAAAGCAAGGCTTTTGATTTTCATAGTGAGGCAATTACAAATGAGGGAAATTCTTCTAGTTTAGTTTCTTTTGAGCCATTTATTGGAGTGGGTGCGAGTAGATTTCTGGATTTCTTTTCAATGCGGTTTGGTGCCGGTACAAAACTCAAACGTAAAAACAGTGATGGAACAACGGTAGATTGGCAAAAGGAAACAGCAAAGTTGCGAGTTGTATTACTCCCTGAATCATATTTGGAGATTGAAAAGTCTGCGGGACAAATTTTTGAGAAAGCAGTCATAGGTAATTGA
- a CDS encoding relaxase/mobilization nuclease domain-containing protein: MVAVIHTSSRLRAVMQYNEKKLEQGHAECITAINYPKDADALNFDQKLNRIQRQLALNKRTKVNTVHVSLNFDPSEKLSKEQLAEISKAYLKGIGFDKQPALVYEHRDAGHPHVHIVTTNIKADGSRISLHNLGKNQSEKTRKEIEIDFGLVKAQDRKAQEFNLKPVSIKAAYGKSETKKAIANVLEMVLNDYKFTTIGELNAVLNQYNVAADIGSEGSRIRKNNGILYRVLDKDGNRVGVPIKAGDFHFKPTHRNLKVRFLFNEMNPTVRKIRYGLGIV; the protein is encoded by the coding sequence ATGGTTGCAGTGATCCACACCAGCAGTCGGCTCCGTGCTGTGATGCAATACAATGAGAAGAAGCTGGAACAGGGACATGCGGAATGCATTACGGCTATCAACTATCCAAAGGATGCGGATGCCCTAAATTTTGATCAAAAGCTGAACCGGATACAGCGGCAACTAGCTTTGAACAAAAGAACAAAGGTCAATACGGTTCACGTGTCTTTGAACTTTGATCCGTCGGAAAAGCTGAGCAAAGAACAACTTGCGGAGATCTCGAAAGCCTATTTAAAAGGTATTGGATTTGATAAACAACCCGCCCTCGTATACGAGCACCGGGATGCCGGTCACCCGCACGTGCATATCGTGACGACCAACATCAAAGCTGATGGAAGCCGGATCTCACTGCACAACTTGGGCAAAAATCAATCTGAGAAAACCAGGAAAGAAATTGAGATAGATTTTGGTTTGGTAAAGGCACAAGATCGAAAAGCGCAGGAGTTTAATTTAAAACCCGTCAGCATTAAAGCGGCGTATGGAAAGTCAGAAACCAAGAAGGCAATTGCCAATGTGCTCGAAATGGTTCTGAACGATTACAAGTTCACCACGATTGGCGAATTGAATGCAGTGCTCAACCAATATAATGTTGCGGCAGACATTGGATCAGAGGGGTCGAGGATCAGAAAGAACAATGGCATTTTATACCGTGTGCTGGATAAAGATGGCAACCGGGTTGGAGTGCCCATCAAAGCAGGCGACTTTCATTTCAAGCCAACACATAGAAATCTGAAAGTGCGGTTTCTGTTCAATGAGATGAATCCAACCGTACGAAAGATTCGTTACGGATTAGGAATAGTATAG
- a CDS encoding superoxide dismutase has translation MAFTLDPLPYANNALEPHIDALTMEIHHDRHHQAYVTNLNAAVAGTELEGKSIEEIIANISKAPAPVRNNGGGHWNHAFFWKSLSANGGGEPTGELAQAITAKFGSFAAFKDEFKKAATGRFGSGWAWLIKTGDGVAITSTPNQDNPLMDVAEAKGTPVIGLDVWEHAYYLKYQNKRPDYIDAYWNVVDWKAADALYVAAK, from the coding sequence ATGGCATTTACACTAGATCCCTTACCTTACGCAAACAATGCATTGGAGCCGCATATCGATGCATTGACCATGGAGATACATCACGACCGTCACCATCAGGCATATGTTACCAATTTGAATGCAGCGGTAGCAGGCACTGAACTGGAAGGCAAAAGCATAGAAGAAATTATCGCGAATATCAGCAAAGCACCAGCACCGGTTCGTAACAATGGCGGTGGTCACTGGAACCATGCTTTTTTCTGGAAATCCCTTTCTGCAAACGGCGGCGGTGAACCAACAGGTGAGCTGGCACAAGCGATCACAGCGAAATTCGGATCATTTGCAGCATTTAAAGACGAGTTCAAAAAAGCAGCAACAGGCCGCTTTGGTTCAGGCTGGGCATGGTTGATCAAAACCGGCGACGGCGTAGCCATCACTTCTACCCCAAACCAGGACAACCCATTGATGGACGTTGCAGAAGCAAAAGGAACGCCAGTGATCGGATTGGACGTGTGGGAACATGCGTATTACTTGAAATATCAAAACAAGCGCCCGGATTACATCGACGCATACTGGAACGTAGTAGACTGGAAAGCTGCTGACGCTCTTTATGTTGCAGCGAAATAA